One part of the Candidatus Poribacteria bacterium genome encodes these proteins:
- a CDS encoding DNA adenine methylase, translating to MRKLAKSPLRYPGGKSRALKQILPLIPVNISEFREPFVGGGSVFFAIRSLFQNRIKSYWINDLNYDLYCFWKQTRDNAPNLVEALTDTHATTTNGRTLFEELTQAKDQLNQNRDMLCEFQRAVRFFVLNRITFSGVVDSGGYSQAAYEKRFTESSIERVKNISPYLSRVKITNGDYTDALFQDGDDVFIFLDPPYWKATESKLYGVRGELHATFDHARFAENMKKCPHKWLITYDDSPVIRELFNFAELQEWTLQYGMNNYRKESAARGKELFIKNY from the coding sequence CGCTTATTCCAGTAAATATATCCGAATTTCGGGAACCTTTTGTCGGCGGCGGTTCTGTTTTTTTTGCAATCCGTAGCCTCTTTCAAAATCGTATCAAATCCTACTGGATTAATGACCTCAACTACGACCTCTACTGCTTCTGGAAACAGACAAGAGACAATGCCCCAAATTTGGTTGAAGCCTTAACAGATACGCACGCGACTACTACAAACGGGCGCACCTTGTTTGAAGAACTAACACAGGCAAAAGATCAACTAAATCAAAATCGAGACATGCTCTGTGAGTTTCAACGCGCAGTGCGTTTCTTCGTCCTCAATCGCATTACTTTTTCCGGTGTCGTGGATTCTGGGGGGTATTCACAGGCCGCTTACGAGAAACGTTTCACGGAGTCGTCGATTGAACGCGTCAAAAACATCTCACCTTATCTTTCCAGAGTCAAAATTACAAATGGAGATTACACCGACGCGCTTTTCCAAGACGGTGACGATGTATTTATCTTCCTGGACCCGCCCTATTGGAAAGCAACTGAGTCGAAACTATATGGAGTGAGAGGTGAGCTGCATGCCACGTTTGATCATGCACGATTCGCCGAAAATATGAAGAAGTGTCCACACAAATGGCTGATTACCTACGACGACTCGCCTGTTATCAGGGAACTCTTCAATTTTGCTGAGCTTCAGGAATGGACACTGCAATATGGAATGAATAATTATCGGAAGGAAAGTGCCGCAAGAGGGAAAGAACTATTCATCAAAAACTACTAA